The following are encoded in a window of Penaeus monodon isolate SGIC_2016 chromosome 9, NSTDA_Pmon_1, whole genome shotgun sequence genomic DNA:
- the LOC119576792 gene encoding trichohyalin-like, translated as MKEKMKKVKVKLLLMTKKKTFCGSRSWRVMQRTKGRDGAAWTTTRSRSRPNTSAPRRRSSRDTLQSSSFQLRRRKMNQPKSQQKSLPRSLVVAWKEYLARLEEDTDMQADARTQPTVQEGPVATEDGQEEVIAKDLEEEEEVVEKLQKVLSIKERFLNFREDEVKDIREVEEEAAVKEDEDICEKEKENYMFTLSEEQDDYPLEDVPLETEKEKDSSVLDTLPGALKRVSEVVNLKKMSASETEQEKVSDDVDEKELVETVPELTQDEQMGDSIESKAERKESEVTVREKQTHGVTVRLSGIVVEEEPGDDDLLEEEAEVSDSKELAEEALETSVDAETAGEEKVKIPEVKFEVEELEEKVKIEYEEIDELDYEELKSENEKADILEVELGLADEGAKVETLQEEKDEGVKAEELEVEQGEEKVEEGEMEIEHADEKLEVEHAEEKIEVEEEEKVEVEHAEEKVEVDHAAESATVEEVKVKRALKAEVEAEEMEEVYAEEKVEIDAEEKMEVEHAEEMVEIEHAEELAKIEEVEIKRALKAEVEAEEMEEENAEEEVKEEAEEKLEEEHAEEKVEAEHAEEVAKVEEIEVKRALKAEVKAEEIEEEQAEEKVEEEAEEQVELEHAEEKVEVKHAEESAIVEEVEIKRALKAEVKAEEMEEEHAEEKVEVEPEEKVEEKHAEEQVEAKHAEEIAKVEEVEVKQAKAKEEVPDIDKSAEKPTVKSRWRRRDLEETGTVRDFWEKQKPLGEAAAVEASRGRFKTKKEKEEMRKLEEVVPVDDFWGVEESEKDTSKKTAQEPLAEGVASEAVPSGLWEDDTDLRIGDRIDQRTSALLETNLDALTVDRSPDEDMREAAEDKDISLGSESPILPAAEEAEDYLAEIEDLLVKPKQRLPGKSLHEEDEMQAKATTDPLLAKYMSMPASLTKDEEDELRKYLSEHEETEELDLEKFMTMPHTLTDQEQKELEEAVKEHQSVREMERHGLERFLKMPVGLTEQELRELQELEEGEDDDQVFEDTEGDKFDDYLSMPVGLTEDEERLLHEGDEDNEFENEEEYRQHIKSKFLQELEEDAYRMAMEDDEYGYEDEDEYDDEYEYDDEYDDEMDMEGEYVMVEDEGQEGAAAVAPGTGAHPTGAPAVAPMVDEAVSTMDEDEQKKTKKKLFSFSKKETSPEETPGTQTKKFFHFGGLGAKKKKEDPEPPHRRFGGGGGGGDSFTAALCTITSKVKGQIAELHLPSKTTLRDRVLMSKKPFQFVKENISSQKKGNNELTEPGAEKALVDISVVTHLLDEKMSIAAAGSESIEGTERLEGKDLLENKESAAEKIEKLEASKEPMTAESVSGSLPCPMPEIIIGDGDEEIDEEVASVFMQDLVSETEQQQVVLPEGVEPLKGGRSPFDHEEEFWRQWKDEEQASVAQERDSASPWEMHHQADHQGVTSSEQETKPDNQQINASDKMHESVGEDFIHEDVRDSISEELQKTTSEELQESTPEDLLYSTSEELQDTVPKKVQDISVQEDSLSEKSETSPDMSHGSLSERVEDSMPTDSMSEEKLKTPDSILEYMETTVQDVTRDDPKQEEGKPEHFSQGEDSTSKDVQDYSSKLQENTREELQDSLSEDQISTPESYEDSLSGRFQDTTPDESQNAVDVKSQESRGSS; from the coding sequence atgaaggaaaagatgaagaaagtgaAGGTAAAGCTGCTGTTGATGACGAAGAAAAAGACATTTTGTGGCAGTCGCTCCTGGCGCGTTATGCAGCGGACGAAAGGGAGAGACGGCGCAGCATGGACGACGACACGGAGCAGGAGCCGCCCGAATACGTCGGCACCGCGGAGGAGATCGTCCAGAGATACGCTGCAAAGTTCGAGTTTCCAGTtacgaaggaggaagatgaatcaGCCGAAGTCTCAGCAGAAGAGTTTACCGCGAAGCTTGGTCGTCGCCTGGAAGGAGTATCTGGCCCGCCTGGAAGAGGACACCGATATGCAGGCCGACGCCAGGACGCAGCCGACAGTGCAGGAAGGCCCTGTCGCCACGGAAGACGGGCAAGAAGAGGTGATTGCTAAAGAtcttgaggaagaggaggaagtagttGAAAAACTACAGAAAGTCCTGAGCATCAAGGAGAGGTTCCTAAATTTCAGGGAGGATGAGGTAAAGGACATCAGAGAGGTCGAGGAAGAGGCTGCTGTGAAGGAAGATGAGGACATTtgcgaaaaggaaaaggaaaactacaTGTTTACTCTCAGTGAAGAACAGGACGACTACCCTCTTGAAGATgtccctttggaaactgaaaaagaGAAGGATTCCAGTGTTCTCGACACCCTCCCTGGAGCACTGAAACGAGTTTCTGAGGTGGTCAATCTAAAGAAAATGTCAGCTTCTGAGACAGAGCAAGAAAAAGTAAGTGACGATGTAGACGAAAAAGAGCTAGTAGAGACAGTACCTGAATTAACACAAGATGAGCAAATGGGAGACAGCATAGAGTCGAAagcagaaaggaaggaaagtgaggTTACTGTACGAGAGAAACAAACCCACGGCGTAACAGTAAGGCTGAGTGGCATTGTTGTTGAAGAGGAACCCGGGGACGATGACCTCCTGGAAGAGGAAGCTGAGGTATCTGATTCAAAAGAACTGGCTGAAGAGGCCCTGGAAACATCAGTCGATGCAGAAACGGCAGGCGAGGAAAAAGTAAAGATACCTGAAGTCAAGTTCGAGGTCGAAGAACTCGAAGAAAAGGTCAAGATTGAATATGAAGAGATTGACGAATTAGATTATGAGGAGTTGAAGTCAGAAAATGAAAAGGCAGATATATTGGAGGTGGAACTTGGACTAGCAGATGAAGGTGCCAAAGTAGAAACAttacaagaagagaaagatgaaggggtGAAAGCAGAAGAATTGGAAGTCGAACaaggggaggaaaaggtagaagagggagaaatggagattgAGCATGCAGATGAAAAGTTAGAAGTAGAACACGCTGAAGAAAAAAttgaagtggaagaagaggaaaaggtggaagtGGAACATGCTGAAGAAAAGGTAGAAGTAGACCATGCTGCAGAATCAGCAACAGTGGAGGAGGTTAAAGTGAAAAGAGCTTTAAAGGCAGAGGTGGAagcagaagaaatggaagaagttTATGCCGAAGAGAAGGTAGAAATAGATGCAGAAGAAAAGATGGAAGTAGAGCATGCAGAGGAAATGGTAGAAATAGAGCATGCAGAAGAGCTAGCAAAAATAGAAGAGGTTGAAATAAAACGAGCTTTAAAGGCAGAAGTAGAAgcagaggaaatggaggaagaaaatgctgaagaagaggtaaaagaggaggcagaagaaaaaTTGGAGGAAGAACATGCTGAAGAAAAAGTGGAGGCAGAGCATGCTGAAGAAGTGGCGAAAGTGGAAGAAATTGAGGTAAAACGAGCTCTTAAAGCTGAGGTAAAAGCCGAAGAAATCGAGGAAGAACAAGCTgaagaaaaggtagaagaagaggcagaggaacagGTTGAATTAGAACATgcggaggaaaaggtggaagtaAAGCATGCTGAAGAATCGGCAATAGTGGAGGAGGTTGAAATAAAGCGAGCATTGAAGGCAGAAGTAAAAgctgaagaaatggaggaagaacatGCTGAGGAAAAGGTAGAAGTGGAACCTgaagaaaaggtagaagaaaaacatGCTGAAGAACAGGTGGAAGCAAAACATGCTGAAGAAATAGCAAAGGTTGAGGAGGTGGAGGTAAAGCAAGCGAAAGCAAAGGAGGAAGTTCCTGATATCGATAAAAGTGCAGAAAAACCGACGGTAAAGAGCCGCTGGAGAAGAAGAGACCTCGAAGAAACAGGAACTGTTCGTGATttctgggaaaaacaaaaacctcTTGGAGAAGCAGCTGCTGTTGAGGCTTCAAGAGGAAGATTTAagactaagaaagaaaaagaggaaatgagaaaactAGAAGAAGTTGTACCAGTAGATGACTTTTGGGGTGTTGAAGAATCAGAGAAAGACACAAGCAAGAAAACCGCACAGGAGCCCCTGGCAGAGGGAGTTGCATCTGAAGCCGTGCCGTCCGGGCTTTGGGAAGATGATACAGACTTGAGGATTGGAGATAGAATAGATCAGCGGACTTCTGCATTGTTAGAAACGAATTTAGATGCTCTTACAGTGGACCGCTCTCCTGATGAAGATATGAGGGAGGCAGCTGAGGACAAGGATATATCTCTAGGTAGTGAAAGTCCTATTCTTCCCGCTGCAGAAGAGGCTGAGGATTATCTTGCCGAGATTGAAGACCTGCTTGTAAAACCAAAGCAGAGATTGCCAGGTAAGTCACTGCATGAAGAGGATGAAATGCAAGCAAAAGCTACTACAGACCCTCTTCTGGCAAAGTATATGTCAATGCCCGCAAGTCTCACGAAAGACGAGGAGGACGAACTTCGTAAATATCTGTCAGAGCATGAGGAGACTGAAGAGCTTGACTTAGAAAAATTTATGACTATGCCACACACATTAACCGATCAGGAGCAAAAGGAGCTAGAAGAGGCAGTGAAAGAGCACCAGAGTGTGCGGGAGATGGAGCGACATGGCCTGGAACGCTTTTTGAAGATGCCGGTGGGTCTGACTGAGCAAGAATTACGGGAGTTGCAAGAactggaggaaggagaagacgatGATCAGGTCTTCGAGGACACAGAAGGAGACAAGTTTGATGACTATCTGTCAATGCCAGTGGGTCTGACAGAGGACGAGGAACGGTTGTTGCATGAAGGTGACGAGGATAATGAgtttgaaaatgaagaagaatacCGACAGCACATCAAAAGCAAGTTCTTGCAGGAATTGGAGGAGGATGCTTATCGTATGGCTATGGAAGATGATGAATATGgatatgaggatgaggatgagtatgatgatgaatatgagtaTGATGACGAATATGACGACGAGATGGATATGGAAGGAGAATATGTTATGGTAGAGGATGAAGGCCAGGAAGGTGCTGCAGCAGTTGCACCTGGCACAGGCGCTCATCCCACTGGCGCTCCTGCAGTAGCACCTATGGTGGACGAAGCAGTGAGCACAATGGACGAGGATGaacaaaagaagacgaagaagaagctcTTTTCGTTCTCGAAGAAAGAGACGTCCCCAGAGGAGACACCTGGGACGCAGACCAAGAAGTTTTTTCATTTCGGCGGCCTTggagccaaaaagaaaaaggaggatccTGAGCCTCCACATAGGAGGTttggaggaggcggcggcggtgGGGACTCCTTCACGGCTGCACTTTGCACTATTACTAGCAAGGTCAAGGGGCAAATTGCAGAATTGCATTTACCTTCCAAAACTACATTAAGAGATAGAGTCCTTATGAGCAAAAAGCCATTTCAGTTtgttaaagaaaatatttcaagTCAGAAGAAAGGCAATAATGAACTGACAGAACCTGGGGCTGAGAAAGCACTTGTAGACATATCAGTGGTTACTCATCTGCTAGATGAGAAAATGAGTATTGCAGCAGCAGGTTCCGAGAGTATAGAAGGCACTGAAAGGCTAGAGGGTAAAGATTTGCTAGAAAATAAGGAAAGTGCTgctgaaaaaatagagaaattagaAGCAAGTAAAGAACCCATGACTGCTGAGTCAGTGAGCGGCAGTTTACCGTGCCCCATGCCAGAGATCATtataggtgatggtgatgaggaaatAGATGAAGAAGTAGCTAGTGTATTTATGCAGGATTTGGTGTCTGAGACAGAACAACAGCAGGTTGTTCTGCCTGAGGGTGTTGAGCCTCTAAAAGGTGGCAGAAGTCCCTTTGATCATGAAGAAGAATTCTGGCGGCAGTGGAAAGATGAAGAACAAGCATCTGTGGCCCAAGAGAGAGATTCTGCTTCTCCTTGGGAAATGCACCATCAGGCTGACCATCAAGGTGTAACTTCATCTGAACAGGAAACCAAGCCCGACAATCAGCAAATTAATGCTTCAGATAAAATGCACGAATCTGTAGGAGAAGATTTTATTCATGAGGATGTAAGAGATTCTATCTCAGAAGAATTGCAGAAAACCACATCAGAGGAGTTACAAGAATCTACCCCTGAAGATTTGCTATACAGTACTTCTGAGGAACTGCAAGATACAGTTCCAAAGAAAGTACAGGACATTTCCGTGCAGGAGGATTCTCTGTCTGAGAAGTCAGAAACTTCCCCTGATATGTCTCATGGCTCCTTATCTGAGAGAGTAGAAGACAGTATGCCAACGGATTCCATGTCTGAGGAGAAGCTAAAAACTCCTGACAGTATCCTTGAGTATATGGAAACTACTGTACAAGATGTCACTCGAGATGATccaaaacaagaagaaggaaagcCTGAACACTTTAGCCAAGGTGAGGACTCCACCAGTAAAGATGTGCAAGATTATTCGAGTAAGCTGCAAGAAAATACCAGAGAGGAACTTCAGGACTCTCTTTCAGAAGATCAAATCTCTACTCCAGAAAGTTATGAGGACAGTCTTTCTGGAAGGTTTCAGGATACCACCCCAGATGAATCACAGAATGCTGTTGATGTGAAAAGTCAGGAGTCAAGGGGATCTTCATGA